In Caproicibacterium amylolyticum, a genomic segment contains:
- a CDS encoding ArnT family glycosyltransferase — protein MRKQLLQKGRPLQKPEPSFWILLGILAFSFFLNFWNISQNGTCNEYYAACVKSMTQSWHNFFFVSFDPAGMVSVDKPPVGLWMQALSCKIFGYSGWAMLLPQALSGTLSCLLIYLLTAKYFSKPAGLAAALVFAVTPAVVLVSRNSTMDMQLIFWLLLAVWFLMKSIDTDKWRWLIVCGVLIGVGFNVKMLQAYLIVPAVVATYLIFAKGKVWKRFAAGLLAAVVMIGVSFAWIAAVDLTPASKRPYVDSTNGNSAMELVFGHNGVERLVGQGGSMGGNFGGKGNTEMLSGEAPTGTPPQMNGQTTSGSDATTKATDKSSESTTSAAGNTVSVSSSSNITSSKNTASTAGTSSASTSNDIRRGKDGNFGSMQQNGSDGKQGGGGGMNGIGTASPFRLWNDSLYGQACWLLLFAIASCVLCLRKKALKEKNPGQRSLVFWGMWLLVAGGFFSFAGFFHAYYLCMLAPPIAVLAGVGLVELFRFFAKHRQTVKTLPENTAIPLPETTNSETLQTSSAQADTPAEVKKAKIKFKNVRPWLLLAAFFANIAISFVYVLNYPTVSGWLAPLILVPCAAGIALLAVYLRSSKQVMFRIAAVLLAVSLLAGSAYWAWTPVQTPPNATIPTAGPNSSEKGGMGGQMPGNMQGGSGNGMNGQVPNANTASGSTNGSTNGQAPDNGQAPNGSTASGSTNGSTNGQAPDNGQAPNGSTASGSTNRQQGGFDSSTAPSGGGQGGSADSGLETYLKKHYTEGSFLLTSCRASSVAQMIIDTGLPCYAYGGFLGSDNSLTVDKLKELVAEGKVTYFLLSEQGGANSSSDLTAYVEQNAAKIDSSEYSSSSTSGHSEGTLYLFSK, from the coding sequence ATGCGGAAACAACTGCTGCAGAAAGGAAGGCCGCTGCAAAAGCCGGAACCATCCTTCTGGATTCTGCTGGGCATCCTTGCCTTCTCGTTTTTCCTGAATTTCTGGAACATCAGCCAGAACGGAACCTGCAACGAGTACTACGCCGCCTGTGTGAAAAGCATGACGCAGAGCTGGCACAACTTTTTCTTTGTCAGTTTCGACCCGGCAGGCATGGTCAGCGTGGACAAACCACCGGTCGGTCTGTGGATGCAGGCGCTCTCCTGTAAAATCTTTGGCTACTCCGGTTGGGCAATGCTGCTGCCGCAAGCACTCTCCGGCACGCTTTCCTGCCTGCTGATCTACCTGCTGACAGCAAAATATTTCAGTAAACCCGCCGGGCTTGCCGCAGCACTGGTTTTTGCCGTAACTCCGGCTGTGGTGCTGGTTTCCCGCAACAGTACCATGGATATGCAGTTGATTTTCTGGCTGCTGCTCGCCGTTTGGTTCCTGATGAAGTCGATTGACACCGATAAGTGGCGCTGGCTCATTGTGTGCGGCGTACTGATTGGCGTTGGCTTCAATGTAAAGATGCTGCAGGCTTATCTCATTGTTCCCGCAGTTGTCGCTACTTACCTGATTTTTGCAAAAGGAAAGGTTTGGAAGCGTTTTGCGGCGGGTTTGCTTGCCGCGGTGGTCATGATTGGCGTTTCCTTTGCGTGGATTGCCGCAGTGGACCTGACCCCCGCCTCCAAGCGGCCTTACGTTGACAGCACAAATGGAAACTCCGCAATGGAACTGGTATTTGGACACAATGGCGTTGAACGTCTGGTTGGTCAGGGCGGCAGCATGGGCGGCAACTTTGGCGGCAAAGGAAACACGGAAATGCTCTCCGGCGAAGCACCAACCGGCACCCCGCCGCAGATGAACGGACAAACCACTTCCGGCAGTGACGCCACTACAAAAGCGACTGATAAATCTTCTGAAAGCACTACTTCTGCGGCTGGCAATACCGTTTCTGTTTCTTCATCTTCTAATATTACTTCTTCCAAAAACACTGCTTCCACCGCCGGAACTTCCTCCGCAAGTACTTCCAATGATATCCGTCGGGGTAAAGACGGAAACTTCGGCAGCATGCAGCAAAATGGCTCTGACGGCAAGCAGGGCGGCGGTGGCGGTATGAATGGCATTGGCACTGCTTCCCCATTCCGTCTGTGGAATGACTCGCTGTACGGTCAGGCGTGCTGGCTGCTGCTGTTCGCGATTGCTTCCTGTGTTCTCTGCCTTCGCAAAAAAGCACTGAAAGAAAAAAATCCCGGTCAGCGCAGCCTGGTATTCTGGGGAATGTGGCTTCTGGTTGCCGGCGGATTCTTCAGCTTTGCAGGTTTCTTCCACGCTTACTACCTGTGCATGCTTGCACCGCCGATTGCCGTTCTTGCCGGCGTTGGATTGGTAGAGCTTTTCCGCTTCTTTGCAAAGCACCGCCAAACGGTAAAAACACTTCCGGAAAACACGGCAATTCCGCTGCCGGAAACAACAAATTCTGAAACTCTGCAGACTTCTTCCGCACAGGCAGACACACCGGCAGAAGTTAAAAAAGCGAAAATCAAATTTAAAAACGTCCGTCCGTGGCTGCTTCTTGCAGCATTCTTCGCAAACATTGCCATTTCTTTTGTCTATGTTTTGAACTACCCCACCGTTTCCGGCTGGCTTGCGCCGCTGATTCTGGTCCCCTGTGCGGCAGGCATCGCGCTTCTGGCAGTTTATCTGCGCTCTTCCAAGCAGGTCATGTTTCGCATTGCAGCTGTACTGCTGGCAGTTTCCCTGCTGGCAGGCTCCGCCTACTGGGCATGGACACCGGTGCAAACCCCGCCGAATGCAACAATTCCAACCGCAGGACCAAACTCCTCTGAAAAAGGTGGCATGGGCGGTCAAATGCCCGGAAACATGCAGGGCGGTTCCGGCAACGGCATGAATGGGCAGGTGCCTAACGCCAACACTGCTTCCGGCAGCACGAATGGTAGCACCAATGGGCAAGCACCCGACAATGGGCAAGCGCCCAACGGCAGCACCGCTTCCGGCAGCACGAATGGTAGCACCAATGGGCAGGCACCCGACAATGGGCAAGCGCCCAACGGCAGCACCGCTTCCGGCAGCACCAATAGGCAACAGGGCGGCTTTGACAGTAGTACTGCTCCCAGCGGTGGCGGCCAGGGCGGTTCCGCGGACAGCGGTCTGGAAACCTATCTGAAAAAGCACTATACCGAGGGCAGTTTTCTGCTGACCTCCTGCCGCGCCAGCAGCGTTGCACAGATGATTATCGACACTGGCTTGCCGTGCTACGCCTATGGCGGTTTCCTTGGCAGCGACAATTCCCTGACGGTTGACAAACTCAAGGAACTGGTTGCGGAAGGAAAAGTCACCTACTTCCTGCTTTCCGAACAGGGCGGCGCCAATTCCAGCAGCGACCTTACTGCCTATGTAGAACAGAACGCAGCCAAAATTGACTCCAGCGAATACAGCAGCAGTTCCACCAGCGGCCATTCCGAAGGGACACTGTATCTGTTTTCTAAATAA
- the sigG gene encoding RNA polymerase sporulation sigma factor SigG, which produces MQNNKVEICGVNTSKLKVLTEKEKMELLRKMKDGDKNARDELISGNLRLVLSVIQRFTNRGENLDDLFQVGCIGLMKAIDHFDVEQGVKFSTYGVPMIIGEIRRYLRDNNSIRVSRSLRDTAYKAMKAKEAFTNEHDREPSMDELAKILDIDRGDVVMALESIVDPVSLYEPVFSDGGDTIYVMDQVGDNNDDNNWLDEIVLKQAIHDLSDREKNILSMRFFQGKTQMEVAGEIGISQAQVSRLEKAALQKIKKDL; this is translated from the coding sequence ATGCAAAACAACAAAGTGGAAATCTGCGGGGTCAACACCTCCAAATTGAAAGTGCTGACCGAAAAAGAAAAAATGGAACTGCTCCGCAAAATGAAAGACGGCGACAAAAACGCGCGCGATGAACTCATCAGCGGCAACCTGCGGCTGGTACTCAGCGTGATACAGCGCTTTACAAACCGCGGCGAAAATCTGGATGATTTGTTTCAGGTCGGCTGCATTGGCCTGATGAAAGCGATTGACCACTTCGACGTGGAGCAGGGTGTAAAATTTTCCACCTACGGGGTACCGATGATTATCGGCGAAATTCGGCGCTATCTGCGTGACAACAACTCCATTCGTGTTTCACGTTCCCTGCGTGATACTGCTTATAAAGCAATGAAAGCGAAAGAGGCCTTTACCAACGAACATGACCGTGAGCCAAGTATGGATGAATTGGCAAAAATTTTGGACATTGACCGCGGCGACGTAGTGATGGCGCTGGAGTCCATTGTGGACCCGGTTTCGCTTTATGAACCGGTGTTTTCAGACGGCGGCGATACGATTTATGTAATGGACCAGGTCGGCGACAACAACGATGACAACAACTGGCTGGATGAAATCGTGCTCAAACAGGCAATCCACGACCTTTCTGACCGGGAAAAGAACATCCTTTCCATGCGTTTCTTTCAGGGAAAGACGCAGATGGAGGTTGCAGGGGAAATCGGCATTAGTCAGGCGCAGGTTTCGCGGCTGGAGAAAGCCGCCCTGCAAAAAATCAAAAAAGACCTGTAA
- a CDS encoding DUF6056 family protein codes for MPHCFCFCFFILYSFSFPQGDDFTFVSRGHTLPNIWNYYLYYYNVAGSRMANLFAQLLLLADLSIWKVLTPFVITGISFLLFYCVTGRLTPQEGRLKRDCALACVCAFFPGLIPLGQHLFADTFLWMDGSCNYLYTLLFFLIGFLPFWNALRNRPPIYRLRWACPVFFTLAGLMHEQTAVALFIFSIAALLFLHKDGKQPRYLLVLTGISTAVMIFTFTCPGAYHRLTEVGQGHTGSMVRRLYENLAHYFVPFSADYWPLTAVIGLCALYLLYRHPLRFQRITMLFIGFGTVLAPLSQVLSLPSLQHSGASAGMKATLLLLYWILFFLAILCVFLQAARQDKNYRYLPVLYLTMWVSQAIPALLGGAGRPVLPLVGMTLLLVLCVLEEITLTKAVPVQLCTAAVALCALLNTFAPVMSNYASYQDILQQISAAKARKTDVVTFDQRKFNMHYCYFHSFIAPYSYDIRNYYCLPERVRIEFKP; via the coding sequence TTGCCGCACTGCTTTTGTTTTTGTTTCTTTATTCTTTATTCTTTTTCATTTCCGCAGGGAGATGACTTCACGTTTGTTTCCCGGGGCCATACACTCCCGAACATTTGGAACTATTATTTATATTATTACAATGTAGCGGGTTCTCGCATGGCGAACCTGTTTGCACAGCTTTTACTGCTTGCGGATTTGTCAATCTGGAAGGTGCTCACTCCGTTTGTCATAACAGGAATTTCATTTTTGCTGTTTTACTGCGTGACCGGGCGGCTGACTCCGCAGGAGGGCAGACTGAAGCGGGACTGCGCACTGGCGTGTGTCTGTGCGTTCTTTCCGGGATTAATACCGCTGGGACAGCATTTGTTTGCGGACACATTCCTTTGGATGGACGGCTCCTGCAATTATTTGTACACGCTGCTGTTTTTTTTGATCGGTTTTCTGCCGTTTTGGAACGCCCTGCGCAATCGTCCGCCGATATATCGGCTGCGGTGGGCGTGCCCTGTATTTTTTACGCTGGCAGGGCTGATGCATGAGCAAACTGCGGTGGCGCTTTTTATTTTCAGCATTGCAGCGCTGCTTTTTCTGCACAAAGATGGCAAGCAGCCGCGTTACCTGTTGGTATTGACCGGAATCAGCACAGCGGTGATGATTTTTACTTTTACCTGCCCCGGTGCCTACCATCGGCTGACAGAGGTTGGGCAGGGACATACAGGCAGCATGGTGCGGCGGCTGTATGAAAATCTGGCACACTATTTTGTACCGTTCAGTGCGGATTACTGGCCACTCACTGCGGTGATTGGGCTGTGTGCGCTGTACTTACTGTACCGACATCCGCTGCGCTTTCAGCGTATTACAATGCTGTTTATCGGTTTCGGTACGGTGCTGGCGCCGCTTTCGCAGGTTTTATCTTTGCCAAGCTTGCAGCACAGCGGAGCATCGGCCGGAATGAAAGCGACACTTTTGCTGCTGTACTGGATACTGTTCTTTCTGGCAATCCTGTGTGTATTTCTGCAGGCGGCTCGTCAGGATAAAAACTACCGGTATCTGCCGGTTTTATACCTTACTATGTGGGTTTCACAGGCTATTCCGGCTTTGCTGGGCGGTGCAGGCAGACCGGTTCTTCCTTTGGTGGGAATGACGCTGCTGCTGGTGCTGTGTGTTTTAGAAGAAATTACATTAACAAAAGCTGTGCCGGTGCAGCTGTGCACCGCTGCGGTGGCACTCTGCGCGCTTCTAAATACTTTTGCACCGGTCATGAGCAACTATGCGTCCTATCAGGATATTTTGCAGCAGATTTCTGCGGCAAAAGCGAGGAAAACGGATGTGGTAACGTTTGATCAGCGTAAATTCAATATGCATTACTGCTATTTCCATTCTTTTATTGCGCCTTACAGCTATGACATTCGCAATTATTACTGCCTGCCGGAGCGCGTCCGCATTGAGTTTAAACCGTAA
- a CDS encoding CCA tRNA nucleotidyltransferase yields MNFKVPQYVQNILESLHHAGWQACLVGGCVRDVLLGRTPNDWDIAAASEPRQTEQALKQFTCLGTGMQHGTVTVLSDGHPVEVTTFRIDGSYSDNRRPDSVSFTRSLPEDLRRRDFTINAMAWENGAPVDLFGGVQDLAAKLIRCVGEPSVRFAEDGLRILRALRFASVLDFQIEPETAAAVHRQRKLLKNIAAERISTELSKLLCGPGVGRVLAEFRDVIFTIIPELAGQDGCPQHSPYHCFDVWMHTVKAVEAAPPQLLPRLTMLLHDIGKPYCRTTEADGTDHFYRHAEVGAPLAEKVLHRLRFSSEICQMVTQGVKRHMLFLKPEERLLGRRLRQLGPEFCFFLLELQRADTKAQSQAVRERLAVLDESEAILRRLLEKQTCFSRKQLAVKGGDLTALGLQGCAVGSTLELLLDVVMDGKCENEKTALLSYLQNKN; encoded by the coding sequence ATGAATTTCAAAGTACCGCAATATGTGCAGAATATACTGGAAAGCCTGCACCACGCGGGTTGGCAGGCATGCCTGGTGGGAGGCTGTGTGCGGGACGTACTGCTTGGCAGAACACCGAATGACTGGGATATTGCTGCCGCCAGTGAGCCGCGGCAGACTGAGCAGGCACTGAAACAGTTCACCTGTTTGGGAACCGGTATGCAGCATGGCACCGTAACTGTGCTTTCAGACGGTCATCCGGTGGAGGTAACAACCTTTCGTATTGACGGCAGTTACAGCGACAACCGCCGTCCGGACAGCGTATCTTTTACCCGCAGTCTGCCGGAAGACTTGCGCCGCCGGGATTTTACCATTAACGCGATGGCGTGGGAAAACGGTGCGCCGGTCGATTTGTTTGGCGGTGTGCAAGACCTTGCGGCAAAATTGATTCGCTGTGTGGGGGAACCTTCTGTGCGTTTTGCAGAAGATGGCCTGCGAATCCTGCGCGCGCTGCGCTTTGCCAGTGTGCTGGACTTTCAAATTGAGCCGGAAACGGCGGCAGCGGTCCACCGCCAGCGGAAACTGCTGAAAAACATTGCGGCGGAGCGAATCAGCACAGAGCTTTCCAAGCTGCTCTGCGGGCCAGGTGTGGGGCGGGTGCTTGCCGAATTTCGGGACGTCATTTTCACGATTATTCCAGAACTTGCGGGGCAGGACGGCTGCCCGCAGCACAGCCCCTATCACTGCTTCGATGTTTGGATGCACACCGTGAAAGCAGTGGAAGCTGCACCGCCGCAGCTGCTGCCGCGCCTGACTATGCTGCTGCATGACATCGGCAAGCCTTACTGCCGCACAACGGAAGCGGATGGTACAGACCATTTTTACCGCCACGCGGAGGTGGGAGCACCTCTCGCGGAAAAGGTTCTGCACCGCCTGCGCTTTTCTTCTGAAATTTGTCAGATGGTGACACAGGGTGTGAAGCGCCATATGCTGTTTTTGAAACCGGAAGAACGGCTCTTAGGCAGACGGTTGCGGCAGCTTGGTCCAGAATTTTGTTTTTTCCTGCTCGAATTACAGCGGGCAGATACCAAAGCGCAGTCACAGGCAGTGCGAGAGCGGCTTGCGGTGTTGGATGAGTCTGAAGCGATTCTGCGGCGCCTTTTGGAGAAGCAGACGTGCTTTTCCAGAAAGCAGCTTGCAGTTAAGGGCGGCGACTTGACTGCACTTGGTCTGCAGGGCTGTGCAGTAGGCAGTACACTGGAGCTGCTGCTGGATGTGGTTATGGACGGAAAGTGTGAAAACGAAAAAACCGCACTGCTTTCCTATCTGCAAAATAAAAATTAA
- a CDS encoding C39 family peptidase yields the protein MLEASILPAAKPINQGKPRRRGCKCTPKERAAHLRTKIISLLLVGAVAAGSLGLVSASALPQTTAAMQSSDKVPVSMQLRLPFCSTKDLLPCGSEAVSTLMLLHYWGIPASLDNVAASLKKAPLVKQGTSCTGPDPEKVFVGDPHKKGSAGCFAPPLVQLFSQFLPPLLRAQDATGTELEQLAKESLSAGEPVLIWATADMAEPSASIHWSLPDGSICDWPQNTVCMVLVGYDETSYWLEDPSSETGPTRWSKELVKKRYEAIGSHCLTVRKAK from the coding sequence ATGCTGGAAGCAAGTATCCTGCCCGCCGCAAAACCGATAAATCAGGGCAAACCGCGCCGCCGGGGCTGTAAATGCACCCCAAAGGAGCGTGCCGCGCATCTGCGAACAAAAATCATCAGTCTGCTGCTGGTTGGTGCTGTGGCGGCCGGCTCTTTAGGACTGGTTTCTGCCAGTGCATTGCCGCAAACAACTGCTGCAATGCAGAGTTCAGATAAAGTGCCGGTTTCCATGCAGCTGCGTCTGCCGTTCTGCAGTACAAAAGACCTGCTGCCCTGCGGAAGCGAGGCGGTCAGTACGCTGATGCTTCTGCACTACTGGGGTATCCCCGCAAGTTTAGATAATGTGGCTGCCTCCCTAAAAAAAGCACCGCTTGTAAAGCAGGGGACAAGCTGTACCGGCCCCGACCCGGAAAAAGTCTTTGTTGGTGACCCACACAAAAAAGGCAGTGCAGGTTGTTTTGCGCCGCCACTGGTGCAGTTGTTTTCGCAGTTTTTGCCGCCGCTGCTGCGTGCGCAGGATGCCACTGGAACGGAGTTGGAGCAGCTTGCCAAGGAGAGTCTTTCTGCCGGGGAACCTGTGCTGATTTGGGCTACCGCAGATATGGCAGAACCTTCCGCGTCCATTCATTGGAGCCTGCCGGACGGCAGTATCTGTGACTGGCCGCAGAATACGGTATGTATGGTGCTGGTGGGGTACGATGAAACTTCCTATTGGCTGGAGGACCCCAGCAGCGAAACTGGGCCGACCAGATGGAGTAAAGAGCTTGTAAAAAAGCGTTACGAAGCCATTGGCAGCCATTGCCTGACTGTACGAAAAGCAAAATAA
- a CDS encoding YlmC/YmxH family sporulation protein has product MRSRVYDMHRKEVINIRDGTRLGNVGDIEIDTVSAAVLSLIIYGRLRFFGLLGREDDRVIPWADIRVIGEDIILVDTPIPLQDNRKWISRTDSQPQQTERTAEVRQSAGQKQPSPKE; this is encoded by the coding sequence GTGCGCAGCAGAGTTTATGACATGCACCGAAAGGAAGTAATTAATATTCGGGACGGCACACGGCTTGGCAATGTGGGTGATATTGAAATCGACACCGTCTCAGCGGCAGTTTTGTCGCTGATTATTTACGGTCGTTTGCGCTTTTTCGGTCTGCTTGGGCGGGAGGATGATCGGGTCATCCCATGGGCGGACATTCGGGTGATTGGGGAAGACATCATTCTGGTGGACACGCCGATTCCCCTGCAGGACAACCGCAAGTGGATTTCCCGCACAGATTCTCAGCCGCAGCAGACGGAGCGCACTGCAGAAGTCCGCCAGTCTGCCGGGCAAAAACAACCGTCACCGAAAGAATGA
- the gatB gene encoding Asp-tRNA(Asn)/Glu-tRNA(Gln) amidotransferase subunit GatB, with amino-acid sequence MSKYELIAGLETHVELATKTKIFCSCTTEFGGEPNTHCCPVCIGLPGSLPKLNEKVVEYAILAGLATHCEIAKVSKMDRKNYVYPDLPKAYQISQFDMPLCKNGYIALSNGRKIRITRIHIEEDAGKLVHSRGNTYVDYNRGGVPLIEIVSEPDIRSPEEAKEYVEKLQFLMRYIGVSDCKMEEGSMRCDVNVSVRPQGSEQLGTRAEIKNMNSISFITKAMAYEFDRQCDLLDCGEEVVQETRRYNEADDCTESMRGKEDAQDYRYFPEPDLPTIRVPRERVEELRAKLPEDPDTRTQRWIAEAGISEADARQLLRYRRVADYFDSTVQGLSNGKSAAACILGQIFRRMETEADKETFAVTVTPDNLNALLKLLDAGKIRMNLVKSTLEKMLDTGKPYNEFLSESDLAGIDDNQLEVLCKEVLEKNPKAVEDYRAGKEKAVKALVGAVMKATRGRADAQKAEELLIALMK; translated from the coding sequence ATGAGCAAATATGAGCTGATTGCCGGGTTGGAAACCCATGTGGAACTGGCAACCAAAACAAAAATTTTCTGCAGCTGCACAACAGAATTCGGCGGCGAACCTAATACGCACTGCTGCCCGGTGTGCATTGGTCTGCCCGGCAGCCTGCCGAAGCTGAATGAAAAGGTTGTGGAGTATGCAATTTTAGCCGGCCTTGCCACACACTGCGAAATTGCCAAAGTCAGCAAAATGGACCGCAAAAATTATGTGTATCCCGACCTGCCAAAGGCTTACCAGATTTCACAGTTTGATATGCCGCTGTGCAAAAATGGCTACATTGCGCTTTCCAACGGCCGCAAGATTCGTATTACGCGTATTCATATTGAGGAGGATGCAGGCAAACTGGTACATTCCCGAGGAAATACCTATGTGGATTACAACCGCGGCGGTGTACCGCTGATTGAAATTGTCAGCGAGCCGGATATTCGTTCTCCCGAAGAAGCAAAGGAATATGTGGAGAAGCTTCAGTTCCTCATGCGTTACATCGGCGTTTCCGACTGCAAAATGGAGGAAGGTTCCATGCGCTGCGATGTGAACGTTTCTGTTCGCCCGCAGGGCAGCGAGCAGCTCGGTACTCGTGCCGAAATCAAAAACATGAACAGCATCAGCTTTATTACCAAAGCCATGGCTTATGAATTTGACCGCCAGTGCGACCTGCTGGACTGTGGTGAAGAGGTTGTGCAGGAAACTCGCCGCTACAATGAAGCCGATGACTGCACGGAGAGTATGCGCGGCAAAGAGGATGCACAGGATTACCGCTATTTTCCGGAACCGGACCTGCCGACTATCCGCGTTCCCCGTGAGCGCGTGGAAGAACTGCGCGCCAAACTGCCGGAAGACCCGGACACCCGCACACAGCGTTGGATTGCCGAAGCGGGCATCAGCGAGGCAGATGCCCGCCAGCTGCTGCGCTACCGCCGTGTTGCGGATTATTTTGACAGCACCGTACAAGGATTGTCAAATGGAAAGTCTGCCGCCGCGTGTATTTTGGGCCAGATTTTCCGCCGCATGGAAACGGAAGCGGACAAAGAAACCTTTGCCGTCACAGTAACACCGGATAATCTGAATGCACTTTTAAAACTGTTGGATGCTGGCAAAATCCGCATGAATCTGGTCAAATCTACGTTGGAAAAAATGTTGGATACCGGAAAGCCTTACAATGAGTTTCTAAGTGAAAGTGACCTCGCTGGAATCGATGACAATCAGTTGGAGGTGCTGTGCAAAGAAGTGCTTGAAAAGAACCCGAAAGCGGTTGAAGATTACCGTGCGGGCAAGGAAAAAGCAGTAAAAGCGCTGGTTGGCGCGGTAATGAAAGCTACCCGTGGCCGTGCAGACGCACAGAAGGCGGAAGAACTGCTGATTGCTTTGATGAAGTAA
- a CDS encoding methyl-accepting chemotaxis protein: protein MAKVSFREKKKKLAFLIPFRIICTVVVIIAIMCVIMVIRQADSTQKLANDKVQYLAQNNAYLVSSYLNNMQTMSNSMADELTRDNVLKPETKDELIRKNLATMLDDKRIFSAYVAFEPNLYFSKTPNGLSYYEYNDSGSKKLDVNNDYSTYSTADYYAQTKSTMKPHITDPYTYKLSNGQTVWLITISNPILDDSGKFLGVANTDIMTDTLNSLSYNKGGYSTSDNVILTESSVYVCDTGDKTKSGTKFTGSADGGRVQVVQPVQVNNVTSKWTSTFSVGKSEVLRDVVETAALIAGLSILAIIALSLIVVRLLKRSLAPIQNIVALTSDMGEGKLDTDIQVNTNDELGELAAISKNTCGQLRGYIAEISNVLGSIADGDLRVAITQDYVGDFAPIKTALLQISNKLNSTFTDISHSADEVASGSSQVASGAQALAQGATEQASSLEELSATITEISSHVKTNAVGAEEADNSMNGVRAELETSNSNMSDMVTAMNHINESSRQIGNIIKTIEDIAFQTNILALNAAVEAARAGEAGKGFSVVADEVRNLASKSAEAAQNTTDLIQNTVNQVENGAQIADRTAQSLSAVDSSIKEVSAKIQEISVASQQQAEAISQVTTGVDQISSVVQTNSATAEESSAASEELSGQAQMMKSMVSNLKLNDTGYAEGTNK, encoded by the coding sequence ATGGCGAAAGTGTCATTCCGTGAAAAAAAGAAAAAGCTGGCGTTTCTAATACCCTTCAGAATCATCTGCACAGTGGTTGTCATTATTGCAATTATGTGTGTGATCATGGTGATTCGGCAGGCAGATTCAACCCAGAAGCTGGCAAATGATAAAGTACAGTATCTGGCACAGAACAATGCTTATCTTGTATCGTCTTATCTAAATAATATGCAGACTATGTCCAATAGCATGGCAGATGAACTTACCCGTGACAATGTACTGAAGCCTGAAACAAAAGATGAACTGATTCGCAAAAACCTGGCGACTATGCTGGACGACAAGCGCATTTTTTCAGCCTATGTGGCATTTGAGCCAAACCTCTACTTCAGCAAAACGCCCAATGGCCTGTCATACTATGAATACAATGACAGCGGCTCCAAAAAGCTGGATGTTAATAATGACTACAGTACCTACAGTACTGCCGACTACTATGCACAGACCAAAAGCACGATGAAACCGCACATTACTGACCCATATACCTATAAACTTTCCAACGGTCAAACGGTGTGGCTCATCACCATCAGTAACCCGATTTTGGACGACAGCGGCAAGTTCCTTGGCGTTGCCAATACAGATATTATGACTGATACACTGAACAGCCTTAGCTACAACAAAGGCGGTTATTCTACTTCCGATAACGTTATCCTGACTGAAAGTTCTGTTTATGTTTGTGATACTGGCGACAAAACCAAGTCCGGCACTAAATTTACCGGAAGTGCAGACGGTGGCCGGGTTCAGGTGGTACAGCCCGTACAGGTTAACAATGTCACCAGCAAGTGGACCAGTACCTTTAGCGTGGGAAAAAGTGAAGTGCTGCGGGATGTTGTAGAAACAGCCGCACTAATTGCAGGATTGAGCATTTTAGCGATTATTGCACTATCCCTGATTGTTGTACGTCTGCTCAAGCGTTCTTTAGCACCAATTCAGAATATTGTAGCGCTGACCAGTGACATGGGTGAAGGCAAGCTGGATACAGACATTCAGGTGAACACCAACGATGAGCTGGGTGAACTGGCTGCAATTTCTAAGAATACCTGTGGGCAGCTGCGCGGCTACATAGCCGAAATTTCCAATGTGCTTGGCAGCATTGCTGACGGTGACCTGCGTGTTGCAATAACACAAGATTATGTTGGCGACTTTGCGCCTATTAAAACAGCACTGCTCCAGATTTCTAATAAACTGAACTCTACGTTTACCGACATCTCCCATTCTGCGGATGAGGTGGCCAGCGGTTCCAGCCAGGTGGCCAGTGGTGCACAGGCATTGGCACAGGGTGCAACCGAACAGGCGAGTTCGCTGGAGGAACTGTCGGCGACCATTACTGAAATTTCCTCTCATGTTAAAACAAACGCTGTTGGTGCGGAAGAAGCCGACAACAGTATGAACGGCGTACGTGCAGAATTAGAGACCAGCAATTCCAATATGAGCGATATGGTCACCGCCATGAACCACATTAATGAATCCTCGCGTCAGATTGGCAATATTATAAAAACAATTGAAGACATCGCCTTCCAAACCAATATTCTTGCACTGAATGCTGCGGTCGAGGCTGCACGGGCGGGTGAAGCCGGCAAGGGCTTTTCTGTGGTTGCGGATGAGGTACGAAATTTGGCCAGTAAGAGTGCGGAGGCTGCCCAAAACACGACCGATTTGATTCAGAATACGGTGAATCAGGTGGAGAACGGCGCACAGATTGCAGACCGCACCGCACAGTCACTGTCTGCTGTAGACAGCAGCATTAAAGAAGTTTCTGCCAAAATTCAGGAAATTTCAGTTGCATCACAGCAGCAGGCAGAGGCTATCAGCCAGGTTACAACTGGTGTGGATCAGATTTCCAGTGTTGTGCAGACAAACTCCGCAACAGCGGAGGAAAGCTCTGCCGCAAGCGAAGAACTTTCCGGTCAGGCACAGATGATGAAATCAATGGTCAGCAACCTAAAATTGAACGATACCGGTTATGCAGAAGGTACGAACAAATAA